A window of bacterium genomic DNA:
GCCGAGACCGGCCGCGTGTTCGTCGCGCACACGGCCGCCGGGACCGTCGAGGTCATCGACGGGGTACAGGTGACGCACGAGGGGACGATTCCGGGGTGCCCCGAAGCGAGCGGCGTGTTGTGCGCTCCTCGCGAGCGCTTGGTGTTTGCGGCGGCGCGCGGCGCGGGAAAGGTCCTCGTCGTCGACCCGGGCTCCTGCCGCGTCGCGGGCGAAATCGCCGTCGGCCCGAAGCCGAACGGACTGGCATGGGACGGGCGCCGCCGGCGGCTGCTCGTTGCCGACGTAGGGGATTTCCGAGCACGTCTTGCCGATCCGCGCGCGGACACCGCGGCGCGCGAAACGGCGCTGCCGGGCCGGCCTCGGTGGTGCGTGTACGACGGCGCCCGCGACCGGTTCCTGATCAACATCCGGGAGCCTGCGTGCGTGGCTGTGCTCGATGCCGGCACCGCCGCGGTCTCGGCCCGGTGGCCGGTCTCGTCGGCCGGCCCCCACGGTCTCGACGCGGATTTCGAGGGCCGGCGTGCCTTCGTCGCCTGCGACGGCGGCCGGGTCGCGGCCGTGGACCTCGATACCGGGCGGGAAGTCGCCGGGGCGGCGATCCCGGGGGAGCCGGACGCGATCTGGTACAACCCCGACGGGTCGCATCTCTACGTCGCAATCGGACAGCCCGGGGTCATCGCCGTCCTCGACACGCGGGAAATGGCCGTCGTGCAGGAGGTCGCGACGGAAGCCGGGGCCCACACCACCGCCTTCGACCGCACCCGGCGGCGGCTGTACGTCTTTCTTCCGCGCAGCTGCCGGGCGGACGTGTACACGGAGGCGTAATCTCTATGGGGAACGACACGCCGCGCGCCGAGCACGCTGCCGCCCACCGCGTGCCCATCCGTGACCTCGTCGCCTACTACCTGCGGCTCGGGACGATCGGCTTCGGCGGACCGGTAGCGCTGGTCGGGCAGATGGAAAAGGAGCTGGTCTCGGAGCGCGGCTGGCTCACGCGGGAAGAGTTTCGAGAGGGCGTCGCCGTGTGCCAGTCCCTGCCCGGGCCCCTCGCGATCCAGGTGGGCATCTTCATCTCATACATCCGCGGTGGATTTTGGGGCGCCTGGGCGGGAGGGTGGGCGTTCATCGTCCCCAACTTTGTCTTCGTCGCGGCGCTGGGCGCGCTCTACGCCCACTTCGGCGACCTACCGCCGGTGAAGGGCATTTTCTACGGCGTCAGCCCGGCCGTGATCGCACTGATCGTGTATTCCTGTTATCGCCTCGCCAAGCTCGGGATGGAAGATCGGCTGCAGTGGACCATCGCCGCCGGGTGTTTCGCCGTCACTGTGGCCCTACGGGCGGAGGTCGCGGTCCTGTTCATCGCCGCGGGCGCGATCGGGATCGCATATTACGGCACCCTCCTCCGCCGGCGGTCGGGAGCACCGGCAATCCCTCTGCTGGCCGCCGTGCCGCTTGCGGCCGGCCCTGCGGCGCCGGCGATCTTCGGCCGGCTGCTTGTGTTCTTTTTGAAGGCCGGAAGCCTCACGTTCGGAAGCGGGCTTGTCATTGTGCCCTTTCTCGAGAAAGGCCTCGTGCAGCAGACCGGCTGGCTCACCGGGCCGCAGTTCCTGGTAGCCGTCGCGATGGGAATGCTGAGCCCCGGGCCCGTCGTCATCACGGCGACGTTCGTCGGCTACCTGGTCGCGGGCCCGTGGGGATCGCTCGTGTCGACGGTCGGCATCTTTCTACCGTCGTTTCTCCTCATCTTGATCGTCGCGCCGATGCTGATGCGCCACCGCGACAATCCCAACGTCCAGGGCTTCGTGAAGGGAGCGTACGCGGCGGCGATCGGCACCATCATGGGCGCGGGCGTGCTGCTGGGACGAATCGCGATCGGCGATTGGCTCACCGGGCTGATCGCCGTCACGAGCCTCCTCGCGCTCGCCCGCTGGAAGGTGAGCAGTCCGCTGCTCGTGGCCGCCACCGCCGTCGTCGGCCTCGTGGGCTTCGAGATCCTCAAACCCGCGTGGGTCTTCGTCAAGTGACGAGGCGGCGGCCGGATGCCGGCGTCAAAGGAGTGTGTGCCGTGCCGGCCCGGCAAACGATCGTCTTCGTGTGTCTGCACGGAGCCGCGAAGAGTGTCATCGCCGCGGCTTACTGGAATCGATTCGCCGCGGAGCGCGGCCTCGACGTCGCCGCGACGGCGGCCGGGCTGGAACCCGAGCCGGCGATCCCGCCGGCCGTTCGCGACGGGCTGCGCGGGGACGGGCTCGATGTCGGAGCCCTCCGCCCCAGGCGCGTCACCCGCGACGATTTGGCGTCCGCCGTGCGGGTCGTCTCGTTCGGATGCGACCTGAGCGCCCTCGCGCCTCCCGGCCGGCCCGTAACCAGGTGGGACGACGTGCCCGCGGTGAGCGACGGCTTCCCGGCGGCGCGCGACGCGATCGTTGCCCGCGTGCGGCGGCTGCTGGACGTCCGCGGGTGAGCTGGCTCGTCTTTTCCTACTCCCTGCCGTCCAAGGCGAGGTCGAGTCCGCGCGTCGCGGTGTGGCGGCGACTGCGCACGCTCGGCGCCGTGTCGCCGAAGAGCGGCGTGTACGTGCTGCCCGGGCGCCCGGAATGCATGGAAGCCTTTCAGTGGCTCGCTCAAGAGGTCGAGGACGCGAAGGGCGAAGCCCTCCTGATGCACGTCGACCGGTTCGAAGGCATGAGCGACCAGGCGCTCGTCGCGCTGTTCCAGGGCGCCCGCCGCAAAGACTACGAGGCGCTGAGCGCCCGCGTCGCGGAGTTCCGCCGGTCGCTGAAGGGCGCGCGGGCCGGTTCGGGCGGCGCGCGGGATGCCCTGGCGAAGCTCCGCCGCGAGCACGCCGAGGTCGCGCGGATCGACTTTTTCGAGTCGCCCGGCTCAACGGCCGTCGCGGCCGAACTCGATCGCCTGGAGCAGCATCTTGCCCCCGCGGCCCCGTCCGCCGGCCGCGTCGAGCGCGCCGCGCTCGAGACCTACCGGACCGCGCGGTGGGTGACGCGACCCCAGCCGCACGTCGACCGGCTGGCGTGCGTGTGGCTGATCCGCCGCTTCGTCAATCCGCGCGCGGTGGTACGCTATGCGCCGGCCGCGGAGCCCGACGAAGTCCCGTTCGACGTGCCCGGCGCGGCGTTCGGGCACCACGGCAATCTCTGTACGTTCGAGACGATGCTGCGCGCCTTCGACCTCGACGACCCCGGACTGCGCGCCGTCGCAGAGATCGTGCACGAGATCGATCTGCGGGACGGGCGTTTCTCGCGTCCGGAGGTCGCGGGCGCCGATGCGATCCTGGGCGGCTGGGGCGGCCTCGGCGACGCCGAACGGGAGGCACACGGCGTGGCGCTGTTCGAAGGGTTGTACACGTCGCTGGCCCGGGCGCGGACGCAACCCACCCGGCGCCTCACCGGTAACCGGCGCGACGTGGGGCGGCGGTGACGACACCTCCGGAGATGCCGACGGTGGCCGCGCAGAGGACGACAGGGACCGAATGGTGGCGTCCGCTGCCGCGCGGATTCTCGAAAGACGCCCGTCGGGTCCTCGCGGGCCGGAGCGCGCGGGCGTTTGCGGACGGCCTCATCTCGCTGCTGCTGCCGGTGTATCTCCTGCGGCTCGGCTACGGGCCCTT
This region includes:
- a CDS encoding YncE family protein, whose translation is MSLTCTASIVLPPHARDGGFDHGDVDAETGRVFVAHTAAGTVEVIDGVQVTHEGTIPGCPEASGVLCAPRERLVFAAARGAGKVLVVDPGSCRVAGEIAVGPKPNGLAWDGRRRRLLVADVGDFRARLADPRADTAARETALPGRPRWCVYDGARDRFLINIREPACVAVLDAGTAAVSARWPVSSAGPHGLDADFEGRRAFVACDGGRVAAVDLDTGREVAGAAIPGEPDAIWYNPDGSHLYVAIGQPGVIAVLDTREMAVVQEVATEAGAHTTAFDRTRRRLYVFLPRSCRADVYTEA
- a CDS encoding chromate resistance protein ChrB domain-containing protein, which produces MSWLVFSYSLPSKARSSPRVAVWRRLRTLGAVSPKSGVYVLPGRPECMEAFQWLAQEVEDAKGEALLMHVDRFEGMSDQALVALFQGARRKDYEALSARVAEFRRSLKGARAGSGGARDALAKLRREHAEVARIDFFESPGSTAVAAELDRLEQHLAPAAPSAGRVERAALETYRTARWVTRPQPHVDRLACVWLIRRFVNPRAVVRYAPAAEPDEVPFDVPGAAFGHHGNLCTFETMLRAFDLDDPGLRAVAEIVHEIDLRDGRFSRPEVAGADAILGGWGGLGDAEREAHGVALFEGLYTSLARARTQPTRRLTGNRRDVGRR
- the chrA gene encoding chromate efflux transporter, translated to MGNDTPRAEHAAAHRVPIRDLVAYYLRLGTIGFGGPVALVGQMEKELVSERGWLTREEFREGVAVCQSLPGPLAIQVGIFISYIRGGFWGAWAGGWAFIVPNFVFVAALGALYAHFGDLPPVKGIFYGVSPAVIALIVYSCYRLAKLGMEDRLQWTIAAGCFAVTVALRAEVAVLFIAAGAIGIAYYGTLLRRRSGAPAIPLLAAVPLAAGPAAPAIFGRLLVFFLKAGSLTFGSGLVIVPFLEKGLVQQTGWLTGPQFLVAVAMGMLSPGPVVITATFVGYLVAGPWGSLVSTVGIFLPSFLLILIVAPMLMRHRDNPNVQGFVKGAYAAAIGTIMGAGVLLGRIAIGDWLTGLIAVTSLLALARWKVSSPLLVAATAVVGLVGFEILKPAWVFVK